In Salvelinus alpinus chromosome 20, SLU_Salpinus.1, whole genome shotgun sequence, a genomic segment contains:
- the LOC139546482 gene encoding uncharacterized protein isoform X1: protein MQGCRPSFCLSLETFPGRTRGNDNWNVHFHFYLLRLAHKLGMKEMAVSFFWKVTIPFLAYFAVEVTGEQQYGGLGGEITLTPKVSGQPEDILWKHIGNKVVEFDGSQNVEYGRYKGRTILDWDSGALTIKGLTDADSGPYELETVVKGMLQYSHHEVDVIDNVAQPSVTCVVDNTNPENMDRTLLCSADLQPLTQFIWSSPGGSESPGPELFMPGGENQDFENQESVYTCVVKNPVSEKTAEFTLKDCYTEEGSTSVLAVVLSILLLLVLVAVLAFLLWCWRKGKKPAEAALRTSEEEAGLMEVTVQGNKDPEDDHSENTGNRTSTPKGMVKEGIEFSKQNADANRKQHTAPAGIIFSPTKSGGHSSLYRQNDSLSDRQTVTDTEPVQDKPNPAHPKLVTPDPTQAQQGLVTPDPTSAQQDLVTPDHTPAQQDLVTPDHTPAQQDLVTPDNTQGSEDKKRMRKKMGKCKEEVIKRQIEEKGKRRKENRDEKVDHNICMGANTEDEGGNEGEMKEEGIEQKEPDTEKEGDDTNQTSTQSDEELDETPITDTNEQHITQTTLQGQSRDSTGLLLEDQEEMEHETSTPGPIEQHITQTTLQGNKDPEDDHSENTGNRTSTPKGMVKEGIEFSKQNADANRKQHTAPAGIIFSPTKSGGHSPLYRQNDSLSDRQTVTDTEPVQDKPNPAHPKLVTPDPTQAQQGLVTPDPTSAQQDLVTPDHTLAQQDLVTPDHTPAQQDLVTPDNTQGSEDKIRMRKKMGKCKEEVIKRQREEKGKRRKENRDEKVDHNRCMGANTEDEGGNEGEMKEEGIEQKEPDTEKEGDDTNQTSTQSDDELDETPITDTNEQHITQTTLQGQSRDSTGLLLEDQEEMEHETSTPGPIEQHITQTTLQGNKDPEDDHSENTGNRTSTPKVTDTEPVQDTPNPAHPKLVTPESKEAQLGTDTPEPNQKPLQRERQTQQAQQRQLQAKQTQEPRRDL, encoded by the exons ATGCAAGGTTGTCGCCCATCATTTTGTTTGTCCTTAGAAACATTCCCGGGCCGTACCAGAGGGAATGATAACTGGAACGtgcactttcacttttacttactAAGGTTAGCCCACAAACTCGGAATGAAGGAAATGGCAGTCAGCTTTTTTTGGAAAGTTACCATACCGTTTTTGGCTTATTTTGCTG TGGAGGTGACAGGTGAACAGCAGTATGGTGGCCTGGGAGGAGAGATCACCCTGACCCCCAAGGTCTCAGGACAGCCTGAGGACATCCTGTGGAAACACATTGGGAACAAGGTGGTGGAGTTTGATGGGAGTCAGAATGTGGAGTATGGCAGGTATAAAGGCAGGACCATCCTGGACTGGGACTCTGGAGCGCTAACTATCAAAGGTCTCACTGATGCAGACAGTGGGCCCTATGAGTTGGAGACTGTCGTCAAGGGCATGCTGCAGTACTCTCATCATGAGGTGGACGTTATTG aTAATGTGGCACAGCCCAGCGTAACCTGTGTGGTCGACAACACAAACCCAGAGAACATGGACAGAACCCTGCTGTGCTCAGCTGACCTCCAGCCCCTGACCCAGTTCATCTGGAGTAGTCCTGGGGGGTCAGAGAGTCCAGGACCTGAACTGTTCATGCCTGGGGGGGAGAACCAGGATTTTGAGAACCAGGAGTCTGTCTACACATGTGTGGTGAAAAACCCTGTTAGTGAGAAAACTGCAGAGTTCACCCTGAAGGACTGCTACACTG AGGAAGGCTCAACCAGTGTCCTGGCTGTGGTCCTGTCCATCCTCCTTCTCCTCGTCTTAGTTGCCGTTCTGGCATTTCTCTTGTGGTGCTGGAGGAAAGGCAAGAAAC CGGCTGAAGCTGCACTGAGAACATCGGAAGAGGAGGCGGGACTGATGGAAGTTACAGTACAAG GAAACAAAGATCCCGAGGATGACCATTCTGAGAACACTGGAAATAGAACTTCTACACCAAAAG GAATGGTGAAAGAGGGGATAGAGTTTAGCAAGCAGAATGCAGATGCAAACAGGAAACAGCACACTGCACCAGCTGGAATAATTTTCTCTCCAACAAAAAGTGGTGGTCACAGCTCTCTTTACAGACAGAATGACagtctctcagacagacagacag TGACAGACACAGAGCCTGTACAGGACAAGCCCAACCCGGCCCACCCAAAACTAGTCACACCAGACCCCACCCAGGCCCAACAAGGCCTAGTCACACCAGACCCCACCTCGGCCCAACAAGACCTAGTCACCCCAGACCACACCCCGGCCCAACAAGACCTAGTCACACCAGACCACACCCCGGCCCAACAAGACCTAGTCACCCCAGACAACACCCAGGGGAGTGAAGACAAAAAAAGGATGAGGAAGAAAATGGGAAAGTGCAAAGAGGAAGTAATAAAGAGACAAATAGAGGAGAAAGGCAAGAGGAGAAAAGAAAACAGAGATGAGAAAGTGGACCACAATATATGTATGGGTGCAAACACAGAGGATGAGGGGGGAAATGAAGGAGAGATGAAGGAGGAAGGGATAGAGCAGAAGGAACCAGACACAGAGAAAGAAGGAGATGATACCAACCAAACATCCACCCAGAGTGATGAGGAGCTGGATGAGACACCCATCACAGACACCAATGAGCAGCACATTACCCAGACTACACTACAGGGGCAGTCCAGGGACTCCACAGGGCTCCTTCTAGAGGACCAAGAAGAGATGGAACATGAGACATCCACCCCAGGCCCCATTGAGCAACACATTACCCAGACTACACTACAGG GAAACAAAGATCCCGAGGATGACCATTCTGAGAACACTGGAAATAGAACTTCTACACCAAAAG GAATGGTGAAAGAGGGGATAGAGTTTAGCAAGCAGAATGCAGATGCAAACAGGAAACAGCACACTGCACCAGCTGGAATAATTTTCTCTCCAACAAAAAGTGGTGGTCACAGCCCTCTGTACAGACAGAATGACagtctctcagacagacagacag TGACAGACACAGAGCCTGTACAGGACAAGCCCAACCCGGCCCACCCAAAACTAGTCACACCAGACCCCACCCAGGCCCAACAAGGCCTAGTCACACCAGACCCCACCTCGGCCCAACAAGACCTAGTCACCCCAGACCACACCCTGGCCCAACAAGACCTAGTCACACCAGACCACACCCCGGCCCAACAAGACCTAGTCACCCCAGACAACACCCAGGGGAGTGAAGACAAAATAAGGATGAGGAAGAAAATGGGAAAGTGCAAAGAGGAAGTaataaagagacaaagagaggagaaAGGCAAGAGGAGAAAAGAAAACAGAGATGAGAAAGTGGACCACAATAGATGTATGGGTGCAAACACAGAGGATGAGGGGGGAAATGAAGGAGAGATGAAGGAGGAAGGGATAGAGCAGAAGGAACCAGACACAGAGAAAGAAGGAGATGATACCAACCAAACATCCACCCAGAGTGATGATGAGCTGGATGAGACACCCATCACAGACACCAATGAGCAGCACATTACCCAGACTACACTACAGGGGCAGTCCAGGGACTCCACAGGGCTCCTTCTAGAGGACCAAGAAGAGATGGAACATGAGACATCCACCCCAGGCCCCATTGAGCAACACATTACCCAGACTACACTACAGG GAAACAAAGATCCCGAGGATGACCATTCTGAGAACACTGGAAATAGAACTTCTACACCAAAAG TGACAGACACAGAGCCTGTACAGGACACGCCCAACCCGGCCCACCCAAAACTAGTCACACCAGAATCCAAAGAAGCCCAGCTAGGCACGGACACACCAGAACCCAACCAGAAAccgctccagagagagagacagactcagCAGGCACAACAGAGACAGCTCCAGGCCAAACAGACTCAGGAGCCACGGCGGGATCTGTGA
- the LOC139546482 gene encoding protein starmaker-like isoform X4 produces MQGCRPSFCLSLETFPGRTRGNDNWNVHFHFYLLRLAHKLGMKEMAVSFFWKVTIPFLAYFAVEVTGEQQYGGLGGEITLTPKVSGQPEDILWKHIGNKVVEFDGSQNVEYGRYKGRTILDWDSGALTIKGLTDADSGPYELETVVKGMLQYSHHEVDVIDNVAQPSVTCVVDNTNPENMDRTLLCSADLQPLTQFIWSSPGGSESPGPELFMPGGENQDFENQESVYTCVVKNPVSEKTAEFTLKDCYTEEGSTSVLAVVLSILLLLVLVAVLAFLLWCWRKGKKPAEAALRTSEEEAGLMEVTVQGNKDPEDDHSENTGNRTSTPKGMVKEGIEFSKQNADANRKQHTAPAGIIFSPTKSGGHSSLYRQNDSLSDRQTVTDTEPVQDKPNPAHPKLVTPDPTQAQQGLVTPDPTSAQQDLVTPDHTPAQQDLVTPDHTPAQQDLVTPDNTQGSEDKKRMRKKMGKCKEEVIKRQIEEKGKRRKENRDEKVDHNICMGANTEDEGGNEGEMKEEGIEQKEPDTEKEGDDTNQTSTQSDEELDETPITDTNEQHITQTTLQGQSRDSTGLLLEDQEEMEHETSTPGPIEQHITQTTLQGNKDPEDDHSENTGNRTSTPKVTDTEPVQDKPNPAHPKLVTPDPTQAQQGLVTPDPTSAQQDLVTPDHTLAQQDLVTPDHTPAQQDLVTPDNTQGSEDKIRMRKKMGKCKEEVIKRQREEKGKRRKENRDEKVDHNRCMGANTEDEGGNEGEMKEEGIEQKEPDTEKEGDDTNQTSTQSDDELDETPITDTNEQHITQTTLQGQSRDSTGLLLEDQEEMEHETSTPGPIEQHITQTTLQGNKDPEDDHSENTGNRTSTPKVTDTEPVQDTPNPAHPKLVTPESKEAQLGTDTPEPNQKPLQRERQTQQAQQRQLQAKQTQEPRRDL; encoded by the exons ATGCAAGGTTGTCGCCCATCATTTTGTTTGTCCTTAGAAACATTCCCGGGCCGTACCAGAGGGAATGATAACTGGAACGtgcactttcacttttacttactAAGGTTAGCCCACAAACTCGGAATGAAGGAAATGGCAGTCAGCTTTTTTTGGAAAGTTACCATACCGTTTTTGGCTTATTTTGCTG TGGAGGTGACAGGTGAACAGCAGTATGGTGGCCTGGGAGGAGAGATCACCCTGACCCCCAAGGTCTCAGGACAGCCTGAGGACATCCTGTGGAAACACATTGGGAACAAGGTGGTGGAGTTTGATGGGAGTCAGAATGTGGAGTATGGCAGGTATAAAGGCAGGACCATCCTGGACTGGGACTCTGGAGCGCTAACTATCAAAGGTCTCACTGATGCAGACAGTGGGCCCTATGAGTTGGAGACTGTCGTCAAGGGCATGCTGCAGTACTCTCATCATGAGGTGGACGTTATTG aTAATGTGGCACAGCCCAGCGTAACCTGTGTGGTCGACAACACAAACCCAGAGAACATGGACAGAACCCTGCTGTGCTCAGCTGACCTCCAGCCCCTGACCCAGTTCATCTGGAGTAGTCCTGGGGGGTCAGAGAGTCCAGGACCTGAACTGTTCATGCCTGGGGGGGAGAACCAGGATTTTGAGAACCAGGAGTCTGTCTACACATGTGTGGTGAAAAACCCTGTTAGTGAGAAAACTGCAGAGTTCACCCTGAAGGACTGCTACACTG AGGAAGGCTCAACCAGTGTCCTGGCTGTGGTCCTGTCCATCCTCCTTCTCCTCGTCTTAGTTGCCGTTCTGGCATTTCTCTTGTGGTGCTGGAGGAAAGGCAAGAAAC CGGCTGAAGCTGCACTGAGAACATCGGAAGAGGAGGCGGGACTGATGGAAGTTACAGTACAAG GAAACAAAGATCCCGAGGATGACCATTCTGAGAACACTGGAAATAGAACTTCTACACCAAAAG GAATGGTGAAAGAGGGGATAGAGTTTAGCAAGCAGAATGCAGATGCAAACAGGAAACAGCACACTGCACCAGCTGGAATAATTTTCTCTCCAACAAAAAGTGGTGGTCACAGCTCTCTTTACAGACAGAATGACagtctctcagacagacagacag TGACAGACACAGAGCCTGTACAGGACAAGCCCAACCCGGCCCACCCAAAACTAGTCACACCAGACCCCACCCAGGCCCAACAAGGCCTAGTCACACCAGACCCCACCTCGGCCCAACAAGACCTAGTCACCCCAGACCACACCCCGGCCCAACAAGACCTAGTCACACCAGACCACACCCCGGCCCAACAAGACCTAGTCACCCCAGACAACACCCAGGGGAGTGAAGACAAAAAAAGGATGAGGAAGAAAATGGGAAAGTGCAAAGAGGAAGTAATAAAGAGACAAATAGAGGAGAAAGGCAAGAGGAGAAAAGAAAACAGAGATGAGAAAGTGGACCACAATATATGTATGGGTGCAAACACAGAGGATGAGGGGGGAAATGAAGGAGAGATGAAGGAGGAAGGGATAGAGCAGAAGGAACCAGACACAGAGAAAGAAGGAGATGATACCAACCAAACATCCACCCAGAGTGATGAGGAGCTGGATGAGACACCCATCACAGACACCAATGAGCAGCACATTACCCAGACTACACTACAGGGGCAGTCCAGGGACTCCACAGGGCTCCTTCTAGAGGACCAAGAAGAGATGGAACATGAGACATCCACCCCAGGCCCCATTGAGCAACACATTACCCAGACTACACTACAGG GAAACAAAGATCCCGAGGATGACCATTCTGAGAACACTGGAAATAGAACTTCTACACCAAAAG TGACAGACACAGAGCCTGTACAGGACAAGCCCAACCCGGCCCACCCAAAACTAGTCACACCAGACCCCACCCAGGCCCAACAAGGCCTAGTCACACCAGACCCCACCTCGGCCCAACAAGACCTAGTCACCCCAGACCACACCCTGGCCCAACAAGACCTAGTCACACCAGACCACACCCCGGCCCAACAAGACCTAGTCACCCCAGACAACACCCAGGGGAGTGAAGACAAAATAAGGATGAGGAAGAAAATGGGAAAGTGCAAAGAGGAAGTaataaagagacaaagagaggagaaAGGCAAGAGGAGAAAAGAAAACAGAGATGAGAAAGTGGACCACAATAGATGTATGGGTGCAAACACAGAGGATGAGGGGGGAAATGAAGGAGAGATGAAGGAGGAAGGGATAGAGCAGAAGGAACCAGACACAGAGAAAGAAGGAGATGATACCAACCAAACATCCACCCAGAGTGATGATGAGCTGGATGAGACACCCATCACAGACACCAATGAGCAGCACATTACCCAGACTACACTACAGGGGCAGTCCAGGGACTCCACAGGGCTCCTTCTAGAGGACCAAGAAGAGATGGAACATGAGACATCCACCCCAGGCCCCATTGAGCAACACATTACCCAGACTACACTACAGG GAAACAAAGATCCCGAGGATGACCATTCTGAGAACACTGGAAATAGAACTTCTACACCAAAAG TGACAGACACAGAGCCTGTACAGGACACGCCCAACCCGGCCCACCCAAAACTAGTCACACCAGAATCCAAAGAAGCCCAGCTAGGCACGGACACACCAGAACCCAACCAGAAAccgctccagagagagagacagactcagCAGGCACAACAGAGACAGCTCCAGGCCAAACAGACTCAGGAGCCACGGCGGGATCTGTGA
- the LOC139546482 gene encoding uncharacterized protein isoform X3: protein MQGCRPSFCLSLETFPGRTRGNDNWNVHFHFYLLRLAHKLGMKEMAVSFFWKVTIPFLAYFAVEVTGEQQYGGLGGEITLTPKVSGQPEDILWKHIGNKVVEFDGSQNVEYGRYKGRTILDWDSGALTIKGLTDADSGPYELETVVKGMLQYSHHEVDVIDNVAQPSVTCVVDNTNPENMDRTLLCSADLQPLTQFIWSSPGGSESPGPELFMPGGENQDFENQESVYTCVVKNPVSEKTAEFTLKDCYTEEGSTSVLAVVLSILLLLVLVAVLAFLLWCWRKGKKPAEAALRTSEEEAGLMEVTVQGNKDPEDDHSENTGNRTSTPKVTDTEPVQDKPNPAHPKLVTPDPTQAQQGLVTPDPTSAQQDLVTPDHTPAQQDLVTPDHTPAQQDLVTPDNTQGSEDKKRMRKKMGKCKEEVIKRQIEEKGKRRKENRDEKVDHNICMGANTEDEGGNEGEMKEEGIEQKEPDTEKEGDDTNQTSTQSDEELDETPITDTNEQHITQTTLQGQSRDSTGLLLEDQEEMEHETSTPGPIEQHITQTTLQGNKDPEDDHSENTGNRTSTPKGMVKEGIEFSKQNADANRKQHTAPAGIIFSPTKSGGHSPLYRQNDSLSDRQTVTDTEPVQDKPNPAHPKLVTPDPTQAQQGLVTPDPTSAQQDLVTPDHTLAQQDLVTPDHTPAQQDLVTPDNTQGSEDKIRMRKKMGKCKEEVIKRQREEKGKRRKENRDEKVDHNRCMGANTEDEGGNEGEMKEEGIEQKEPDTEKEGDDTNQTSTQSDDELDETPITDTNEQHITQTTLQGQSRDSTGLLLEDQEEMEHETSTPGPIEQHITQTTLQGNKDPEDDHSENTGNRTSTPKVTDTEPVQDTPNPAHPKLVTPESKEAQLGTDTPEPNQKPLQRERQTQQAQQRQLQAKQTQEPRRDL, encoded by the exons ATGCAAGGTTGTCGCCCATCATTTTGTTTGTCCTTAGAAACATTCCCGGGCCGTACCAGAGGGAATGATAACTGGAACGtgcactttcacttttacttactAAGGTTAGCCCACAAACTCGGAATGAAGGAAATGGCAGTCAGCTTTTTTTGGAAAGTTACCATACCGTTTTTGGCTTATTTTGCTG TGGAGGTGACAGGTGAACAGCAGTATGGTGGCCTGGGAGGAGAGATCACCCTGACCCCCAAGGTCTCAGGACAGCCTGAGGACATCCTGTGGAAACACATTGGGAACAAGGTGGTGGAGTTTGATGGGAGTCAGAATGTGGAGTATGGCAGGTATAAAGGCAGGACCATCCTGGACTGGGACTCTGGAGCGCTAACTATCAAAGGTCTCACTGATGCAGACAGTGGGCCCTATGAGTTGGAGACTGTCGTCAAGGGCATGCTGCAGTACTCTCATCATGAGGTGGACGTTATTG aTAATGTGGCACAGCCCAGCGTAACCTGTGTGGTCGACAACACAAACCCAGAGAACATGGACAGAACCCTGCTGTGCTCAGCTGACCTCCAGCCCCTGACCCAGTTCATCTGGAGTAGTCCTGGGGGGTCAGAGAGTCCAGGACCTGAACTGTTCATGCCTGGGGGGGAGAACCAGGATTTTGAGAACCAGGAGTCTGTCTACACATGTGTGGTGAAAAACCCTGTTAGTGAGAAAACTGCAGAGTTCACCCTGAAGGACTGCTACACTG AGGAAGGCTCAACCAGTGTCCTGGCTGTGGTCCTGTCCATCCTCCTTCTCCTCGTCTTAGTTGCCGTTCTGGCATTTCTCTTGTGGTGCTGGAGGAAAGGCAAGAAAC CGGCTGAAGCTGCACTGAGAACATCGGAAGAGGAGGCGGGACTGATGGAAGTTACAGTACAAG GAAACAAAGATCCCGAGGATGACCATTCTGAGAACACTGGAAATAGAACTTCTACACCAAAAG TGACAGACACAGAGCCTGTACAGGACAAGCCCAACCCGGCCCACCCAAAACTAGTCACACCAGACCCCACCCAGGCCCAACAAGGCCTAGTCACACCAGACCCCACCTCGGCCCAACAAGACCTAGTCACCCCAGACCACACCCCGGCCCAACAAGACCTAGTCACACCAGACCACACCCCGGCCCAACAAGACCTAGTCACCCCAGACAACACCCAGGGGAGTGAAGACAAAAAAAGGATGAGGAAGAAAATGGGAAAGTGCAAAGAGGAAGTAATAAAGAGACAAATAGAGGAGAAAGGCAAGAGGAGAAAAGAAAACAGAGATGAGAAAGTGGACCACAATATATGTATGGGTGCAAACACAGAGGATGAGGGGGGAAATGAAGGAGAGATGAAGGAGGAAGGGATAGAGCAGAAGGAACCAGACACAGAGAAAGAAGGAGATGATACCAACCAAACATCCACCCAGAGTGATGAGGAGCTGGATGAGACACCCATCACAGACACCAATGAGCAGCACATTACCCAGACTACACTACAGGGGCAGTCCAGGGACTCCACAGGGCTCCTTCTAGAGGACCAAGAAGAGATGGAACATGAGACATCCACCCCAGGCCCCATTGAGCAACACATTACCCAGACTACACTACAGG GAAACAAAGATCCCGAGGATGACCATTCTGAGAACACTGGAAATAGAACTTCTACACCAAAAG GAATGGTGAAAGAGGGGATAGAGTTTAGCAAGCAGAATGCAGATGCAAACAGGAAACAGCACACTGCACCAGCTGGAATAATTTTCTCTCCAACAAAAAGTGGTGGTCACAGCCCTCTGTACAGACAGAATGACagtctctcagacagacagacag TGACAGACACAGAGCCTGTACAGGACAAGCCCAACCCGGCCCACCCAAAACTAGTCACACCAGACCCCACCCAGGCCCAACAAGGCCTAGTCACACCAGACCCCACCTCGGCCCAACAAGACCTAGTCACCCCAGACCACACCCTGGCCCAACAAGACCTAGTCACACCAGACCACACCCCGGCCCAACAAGACCTAGTCACCCCAGACAACACCCAGGGGAGTGAAGACAAAATAAGGATGAGGAAGAAAATGGGAAAGTGCAAAGAGGAAGTaataaagagacaaagagaggagaaAGGCAAGAGGAGAAAAGAAAACAGAGATGAGAAAGTGGACCACAATAGATGTATGGGTGCAAACACAGAGGATGAGGGGGGAAATGAAGGAGAGATGAAGGAGGAAGGGATAGAGCAGAAGGAACCAGACACAGAGAAAGAAGGAGATGATACCAACCAAACATCCACCCAGAGTGATGATGAGCTGGATGAGACACCCATCACAGACACCAATGAGCAGCACATTACCCAGACTACACTACAGGGGCAGTCCAGGGACTCCACAGGGCTCCTTCTAGAGGACCAAGAAGAGATGGAACATGAGACATCCACCCCAGGCCCCATTGAGCAACACATTACCCAGACTACACTACAGG GAAACAAAGATCCCGAGGATGACCATTCTGAGAACACTGGAAATAGAACTTCTACACCAAAAG TGACAGACACAGAGCCTGTACAGGACACGCCCAACCCGGCCCACCCAAAACTAGTCACACCAGAATCCAAAGAAGCCCAGCTAGGCACGGACACACCAGAACCCAACCAGAAAccgctccagagagagagacagactcagCAGGCACAACAGAGACAGCTCCAGGCCAAACAGACTCAGGAGCCACGGCGGGATCTGTGA
- the LOC139547085 gene encoding cylicin-2-like produces MDNQTEDGELDRDGEKHRQTGEKEDSQTGDGEKEKKDSQTGAKEKKDSQTGAKEKKDSLTGDGAKEKKDSQTRVGEKEKDSQTGEREKDSQTGDGEKEKKDSQTGDGEKDSQTGDGEPDRSEGGEGQPDRSKGGEGQPDRSEGGEGQPDRNKGGEEQPDRSEGGEEQPDRSKGGKDSQTGAKEEKDSQTGAKEEKDREKEKDSQTGAGEKEKDSQTGAGEKEKDSQTGAGEKEKDSQTGAGDKENDSQTGAGDKENDSQTGAGEKVKDSQTGAGEKEKDSQTGAGEKQKDSQTEAGEKEKDSQTGAGEKEKDSQTEAGEKEKDRSIENQEEMEHETSTPDPNA; encoded by the exons ATGGACAACCAAACAGAAGATGGAGAGCTGGATAGAGATGGGGAGAAGCACAGgcagacaggagagaaggaggacaGCCAGacgggagatggagagaaagaaaagaaggacagccagacaggagcgaAGGAGAAGAAGGACAGCCAGACTGGAGCGAAGGAGAAGAAGGACAGCCTTACAGGAGATGGTGCGAAGGAGAAGAAGGACAGCCAGACAAGAgttggagagaaggagaaggacagccagacaggagagagagagaaggacagccagacaggagatggagagaaggagaagaaggacagccagacaggagatggagagaaggacagCCAGACAGGAGATGGAGAGCCAGACAGGAGcgaaggaggagaaggacagccagacaggagcaaaggaggagaaggacagccagacaggagcgaaggaggagaaggacagcCAGACAGGAACAAAGGAGGAGAAGAACAGCCAGACAGGAGCGAAGGAGGAGAAGAACAGCCAGACAGGAGCAAAGGAGGAAaggacagccagacaggagcgaaggaggagaaggacagccagacaggagcaaaggaggagaaggaca gagagaaggagaaggacagccagacaggagcgggagagaaggagaaggacagccagacaggagcgggagaaaaggagaaggacagccagacaggagcgggagagaaggagaaggacagccagacaggagcggGAGACAAGGAGAACgacagccagacaggagcggGAGACAAGGAGAACgacagccagacaggagcggGGGAGAAGGTAAAGGATAGTCAGACAGGagcgggagagaaggagaaggacagccagacaggagcggGAGAGAAGCAGAAGGACAGCCAGACAGAAGCGGGAGAGAAGGAAAaagacagccagacaggagcgggagagaaggagaaggacagccagacagaagcgggagagaaggagaaagaca GATCCATAGAGAACCAAGAAGAGATGGAACATGAGACATCCACCCCAGACCCCAATGCGTAG